The region tttctttCCTCAGCTCTTACCGTCTTTCTCGTTTGGTTAAATAGTCCtgtattaattgattttaaaaaacgaATATTATGCGTGTGCAAAGCAGTTATCTTTAATGGCTTTGCGGTTGCATTTAAACAGCGTAAGATTCGACACCTCatgcaagaaaatattttcattttgcaGCTCCGTGCGAATTGCATTGGCCCATGGCTACGGCAGGGAACATGCCCTGTCTGTGATGGAAATGGACAAGGTGGACTGGACATGCTTTTGTTACAGCCCATAGTTTGATGGATTTAGAAGCTACATATAATTGCATATATGAGCTCATTGATAAAGATGGAAGGTCTCATTTTTAGAGTGCAGCTTAGCGTTGGTGTAACAGTTGATTTAACATTACAGAAATGAAGGTTCCTGTATAGTCAATGTCTTAGATATAAGGTGTATAACAGTGCTCTAGAAGCGCAGAATGATGGTTATATTCTACCATGATATCAGCCAAACAATCTCGGAAATAGATCCGAGAATCTTCGTTCAGAGCCGAAGGCTGCAAATTGAAGCCTTCAATTTTCAGTGGCATACATATGCTTTCGGAATCAGTCCAAAGCGGCGTTACTTTCTCAGCTTTCTGCACGGTTGTAGCATTTATTGTGCGTTCAGAACGCTATACGAGGATGCTTCTTTTACtgagaaattgaaattttactAGGAAATTTCAGTTTAAGATTGGGGTTTGGCGGATTGTCGATTTGAAAGAATTGAAAGGGAGGCTAAGGCAGACTGGATTCTAAATGACATTAgagcttatttgtttttataatttaaaagtgtttttaaaaaaaattaattttttttatttttttctttacttcaaattattttttttaatgttttcatattattttgatatattaacatcaaaaattaattttaaaaaattaaaaaaattattttaatataaaacacttttaaaaaataactattattacacTCCAACcccttaaaatttttacagggtGGGTTATTGTTTGCATACTGAAATGTGCGGGCCAGGGCCTAAATTCATGAACCTGAGTGTCTTCCAAGTTGAGATCGGACTTAGGCTGTTGCCTTGAACCTAAATCTTCCCATGCTGCAAAACTCCTCTACCATGAGCCATTTTCTACAAGACCACACATCGCACAAGCAATGGTTGATTAATAAACCCATCTAAGAAGAGCACACCTCATTACTCAATGGATTTCTTCTTAAAGCTCTGGCACCATAATGTGTTAACCATATGATTTCAACAAGGAGGGAGCGGACTCAGGATCTCCAGCCCTTTGCCTCGTCTAAAAAGATCAACTCAGCACACCATCCAAGGTGAGATCAGATTCGGACTTGAACTGTCTCAGAGACATGGGGGCAATCTTGACAAGTCCACAACACTAAATTCATGAGAGGAAGGCTAAGATATTAGTCACCCATATAATCTAAAGGTCTTTCATATCACAACATGCTCATTTGCTGCATTCAATTCCTCATATATCgaatatattttcttcaatgGCCTTATTTTCCCTtcccttttccctttccttGACCTTTCTTTGATTCCAGCTTGGCTTGCATGCGGGCAGCAGCGGCTGCTTTAGCCTcttctctcctcttcttttcttcctctttagCTGCAGCAGCATGTTCTCTTTGCTTCTTCAGCTCCCTGATTCAACATTAAATCATGCGAGATAAAGCCATTTTATTGCATGTCAATGTGGAAAATTCCAAGAAACAAATTTGTCAGATTCATCTATTTTAGATGTACAGCTTACTCTAGCCTAGCCCTCTCTTCTGAAACATCGGTTACACTGGAACCCTTCCGTGGTCTGCAGGCCACTAACTCCACCTCAAAGATAAGAGTTGCGCTGTTTAAAGCATACAAATATCTGATCAGCAGAGGTACAGATCCCCATTTATATGATAGAGCAAAGACAATTACCAAGAGCATGCCAAGATTTTAAAGCACTCCAATGATGACCGACAATTTCATGCACAAGCTGGCGCATTAGACTATTTATCCATACAAGAAGAAGTCCTTATATAAGTTTCTTATATTGTGacttacaaaagaaaaggaggtgaGAAATACATCCTTTGTTAACATATCTCAAAAACTAGGAATCAAATTTCCCACATAGAATATCCTAGACTACATTCATAACTATCCACAAGGAGAATTGGATTACTTGTTTAGAAAAACACTCAGTCCAACTGATATCCAACAAGGTTTAAATCTTGGGGGAGATTCAAAGGGCTGTCTCAAGGGGAGGTCTAAGTCAATACAGGGCAAAATTAAGGATGGGCTTCCTATTAGCCTTTATGGGTCAGTTTAAGATACCTCGTTGATTGTGCACATATGcagattttaattaatactttcaatAGGTCGTCAATAAGGGTGCCGGTATGATTATTCAGCCTGCCTGGGTTGAAGATGGTGGTGGTCAATAAGGATTCTGACGAGGATACTCAACAAAATCAGGTGAaaatggtggtgatggtggcaGTGGGTGATTCTACTAAAACATGCCAAAAACTAATGGTTGTAATGcgttattaaataaaagaatgctTCAGAGTTTGCAAATGTTTTAGTTAATTAACACAGTAGACAAATAATTAGGCAATGCTTTTGGAAACACAAGACTCCAAAATATTCATTTCATTTCCAGTATATCTTTCTTAGGCCTTTGATCTTGAGAATGAATATTCCTAATTCACAGGCAACGCATTTTCGATACTCAACAAGTCTCTGTAACAGATAAGTAAGAGGatctaaataagaaattaaaaaatatgaatctacATTGACATACTCAGGTGGGATATCTGGCGGGGAACCTGCACTGCCATACGCATATTCTGGTTTGCAAGTAATTTTTGCAACCTCCCCGACCTGGTATGACCAAGAAATGAGTTACAATACAGgtataaaaatcacaaaaaacttaaaaaatttgtACTGAGAAAGAATATTTAAACCTTCATGGTTTTCACGGCAATCTCCCATGCCTGAATCACCGAGCCCTTCCCAAGTTCAAATGAGAAGACAGTGTTATCCTCGCGTGTCGTGTCAAAAACCTCACCGGTTTCAGCAAGCATGCCCTCATATTGAACTGTTCAAAGCAAGAATTCATATCCTATTTGGTGTTGTtggttaatattaataatagtcCACAAAAGCAAAACATACCATCAACAAGAGGAAGATCCTCCGAAGGACAAATCGCATCAGCTTTTCCTTTCCTCAAGATTGACTTGAAAACACCTCCATCCCCGGATAAATCAATAGAATCACCCATGGCTCCTCAATAACCTAA is a window of Populus nigra chromosome 10, ddPopNigr1.1, whole genome shotgun sequence DNA encoding:
- the LOC133704993 gene encoding peptidyl-prolyl cis-trans isomerase FKBP20-1-like; the encoded protein is MGDSIDLSGDGGVFKSILRKGKADAICPSEDLPLVDVQYEGMLAETGEVFDTTREDNTVFSFELGKGSVIQAWEIAVKTMKVGEVAKITCKPEYAYGSAGSPPDIPPDATLIFEVELVACRPRKGSSVTDVSEERARLEELKKQREHAAAAKEEEKKRREEAKAAAAARMQAKLESKKGQGKGKGKGK